The DNA region TCCGttttcgtcttcttcttcttcgccgCTGTACTCATCGTCTTCGGTTTCCGACTGTGAAAGTGTTGCTGAGGAAAAGCTGGAGCTTGAACAATGAAGGACTGAAAGTGAAAGGGGCCTGTTGGTTCTGAGAATTATTTTCTTGATTGTTGGGATAATTGGGAGAGAAAGACAGTCGTTGGGAGTGAAAATTTGGAATTTTGAAGATTTTATCGGCGTGGGGTTTGCCCCTATTACCGCAGCACAAGTGTAGCAAGCCATGGTTGCAATTCTGCTAACATGCTCGAATTCGGTTATTTGTAGAAGATAAACCCTCATGTTAAACTAGGAATTAGTAAGAAATTGGGGGTCTTGGTTGCAAACTTGAAATTACTTCCCTATTTATATGCTCGAATAATCTCACtgttactttctcaacttactaaGCACAAACAATTCAACTCCCTCCATATGAAAGTACAACCGGATGACACTAGACACCACGGACTAACTTTTTAGTACCTGCTCAgtcataattattaaaattgagggataattaaataattaaagtcaTGTTTTGGGTCATAGATATGAATTTTTGTGACTGATGGTGTAAAATAACAAGAAGTCATTCcaataatgtttttaaaatgtttgcATAAGCAGCTCAATTAGTCACAAAATGAGTAAAATTTAGAAAGAAAGACCAGTCTAACTAGCGGCAGTGTGAATACAACTTTTGAAAGTGAAGGATTTCTTGTATACAGTAAACAAAAGTCTAATCTATACTTTCGGCTGAACTTTATGATTTATGTACATAAAGATAGAATAACATGAGCATTTCAATGTAACTTGATAAATCCAGCAGTCTTGCGCCACTTCCAAGAATCAGACGGAGATTTGGGCAGAGGTGGGAGCAACAAAGCCCGCCGGCAAAGACCAAACGGCCATCCTTCGCACTGAGAAAACTGCACAATGTTCGAGCCCCGCCTCCACAAATCAGGGAAATCGATCCCGCTCAAGCTCGAGCACCGGGAAAAGCTCGTCTTGGCCGACACAAATGCCTCCATGCTGCCGGTAGAGCTTGATGAGCAGTGAGAGAAATGGCTGCCAACAGACACAAACTCCTCTCTTTCTTCACCATTGTTTCCCAGCTTCTGCTGCATTAATATTGCCTTTGCAGGGATGAACAAATCTCCGGCAGCAGGGGAGAAATCACAGCACAAATTAAGGCTCATCTTCTGCCTGAATTTTGATTCCAGGTATTTGCTTATGACTGCCGAGACAAATTCCTGCAATAAATGGTGAAAAGAAAATCTCAGAAAATTAAATTAGCGCAGTTTTCTTGGGGGTGAAGTGAATGAGATAGCAATACTTCATCTTCTTCGTAATCACTGGTTagagcttcttcttcttcttcttcttcgttttcCAGTCTGGAAGTAGAGAACTTGCAGCATAAACCATGGCAGTTAGCAAATGCATCCTTCAAAGTCGAGGAAAGGCATTTGCATCTCTTGGAAGGATTTGGTGAGGTTTCATCACGATAGCAGGCCATTTTTTGGGTGAGAGATGATGGTTGGAGAGCTTGTTGGTAAACTTGCAGGTGAAAAGTACCCTTCAGCACTAAATACTTGGAGTGCAAACTTTACTATGCTTAACAGTAATCAGTATTCTATTGGAAATCCTGCATGAATATGTCCTTTTATCAAAAGACTGAAATTAATaatcattactatataaattttcAACACCTCACACGGCCCGAAAAAACTAATGAATAGATAAATTACGGTTACTAAGCAATCCATTACGGCCCATTAGGGCAGTAGGTGTAACTCCCACATTGACACATTGCAATTTTTTGAGTATGATCATGTGTTCTTATTCATAATCTACCACTCATGAATCAATTGAGCTGTCCATGAAgacaaaatgtgaaatttcttcGCTAGACCCCCACACCCTGACCCGACAGGATAGTAAAGGGATAAATAACCGTAACTCAATGGTCCATTACAACACATTAGGTGGAAAGAACCATGCTTATTGCCCACAAGAACCCCACCATATTGGGATACTACGATTGTTAAGATTTGATCATTACTCATTACCCGCAATCTACCAACCAAGAACCATATGAGTTGTCCTTTTATATGTTCTTCTGACCTTGCAGTTACATTATCAACCTGGCTAAGCTATAAGTTCAAGTtttttccaatatttttttgggtgaaaacTTCAGAAAAgcaaatgaaactaaatagaTCAGAGCTTATTCTGGTAGGTGTTGAGAGACAGATAGCTCATGAATTCAGTCACAAATGGGGTGGGTGGTGAGCTAACTTTTGAGTTTATGAGCCAACCTACAGGATAAAGTTAGGTAGTGCactcataataataatgtgagCAATAAAACACCAGACAGAGATGATGCAAGCTAGCCATGACTGTAGAGAATATAACATTTCCAGGAGTTGAAGTAACTGCACTTTTCTTCCTGTCAAATGAAGGCATCATTCCAAAAGGGGAGAACAGTAAAACCGTATTGTTACTCGTAGTTAAACTCTGTATTTCTCAAGTGAGTTAAAACCAGTTTTGATCATTCGATCAATCTATAAAGTTGTGAATTCGTGTGAAGTGATTTTGACACCTGTCACAATCTCTGCTTAATACAAAAAATGCTCAGACACAATACAATGATCTATCCACCAAACAGCAAAGAAGAGACAAAGAAAGCTCTCAGAAGCTGCAAGTAGGGAAAATTTGAATGTCTGGTTAACAAGATACAGACTGATTTTTACCACTCCACACGGCTATAAAGCAGCTTTCTTCAAGGATCAATGTTTCGTTATCTTCTTCTGTTAGTGAGTAGCTTATACACTGACAACTCCAGACATCCATGGAACGACTAATGGTGCATTTggattgacatttctaaaagaTTCAGAATACCGCGCCTTAAAGTTCAATCTGGGATTCTCTGACTGCATTTTCGGATAAcaccaaaaaagaagaaaaagaagaacagCTTTATCTCATACTGATTGTCCTTAGATTATGAGCATCGAGaaatatcataaattattaGAGTAGATATGGGAAACAGTCTGACTTACAGATTTCAACCAGCATTCCTGATGTTTATGTTGATAAATATCAGGGGAATAACATCCCGTTTCAGATGGGCAGTAAACCCATATATTGCACTTTTTCTCGCCTGGTTTTGCATGCTTAGCTTGATCCAAACAAGCCATACAACAGTCATATGCAGATTCTTTAAGGTGGGTTAGGCCCCATCTGACTGCATCGCCATCATAATCTGTATGAAGCTCTGCATGACATTCAGGAGGAAGTTTTTTGCCAGCAATGATTTCACTTTCTGGGGAAAAAAGAAGTCGATCACAGTGAGAATATAAGTCTTTGAAATATCCCAGTTTTACTAGATCCTTTCTATTTTATAAACTCTAGACCATATAGCTATGGAATGAATGTACAATAAAGACTGAAATCACATGTTCAATTGATGAGATATTCAATTTGAAAGTTCTTTCTCTTTCAGTTTCTTTGTTTTCATGTGCTTATATTTTTCTGGTTTGATCAAAAGATGCGTTGAGAAAGTCACTGAAACTGAAAGGAAAGTAATCACCAAATTCCGCTCCATCAGGTTTGTCATAATGTTCCTTATTAATGACCTCAACTGGTATATGGAGACCAATTTCCTCAGACAGCTCAAACCAATCAATCTCCAAAGCTCTTGCTAATGCAACTGCAAACAAAGTTCTCTGAAATATTAAGCTCCTTACAACAATTCCACACGATACACGCGCAACAAACCAGATCATGTAAAAGGTATATGTTATATTTCTCAGAAATACATGCAAAATAGACAGCATAAGTGAAGGAGGGCTGAAGAGGATATACCAGCTTCCTCTGGTGCAATACTCGAATTTGATTTATTCCCATGTATAACTTTATTGGCTTCTTCTACTTTTGCCTTGCGCCAGTTTTCAACTGCCTCTGCTTATTCAATAACCCATCAATGAAGATaccatatattataaataaaatgcaGAAAAGACACCCTCAATTCGATTTCCTCTTTCGAGTAGTATAATTGCATGATGCTGCCCAGTAGTCACTCAAGCAAAAGATTTAGCTAGCACAGAGAGTTCCTTGCATATGCATTATGGTTAAATTTTTATAGAGCCATTAGTTACACCATTTCATCTTCTACTGCTATCTACAACTGCCCTGCACCTCTCAACTTTGCACTAGCCAACTGCACTACCATGCCATAACAATATAAGATTACTAGGCTCAAGTCAAAAATTGGTCAGGTCATTGGTTTGGTAATCACAATGTTCCAAGTTCAACTCCTCGTAGGAGCAGCCTATTGGCATTTTTGATTTGAGTCGGACACCTATGGACAACCTAAAGCTCGTTTGTGATCCTTTGACGGTTTTGTGATCCTTTGAcagttagggtcacaaggcaggaTTTGGTGCACACCCTCTAGTAGTAGCTGCAGGTATTCCTCATCATCCAAGATTAAAGAAGATTTGATCGAACGGTATAGGAGACTAACAAAAGATCAACCCAAGTTACTCAAACAAAAGATGATGCACTCACCTGTCTGCAAGGTTGCATTCACAACACCTTCCAAGCCTCTCAAAGTGGCTATAATCTCATCTGTTATCTTCTGTTTCATGGAATGTGGTGCTTCCACAACCTTTTCTTCCACTAAAAGCTTGTCCTTTATTTGTGTTACCTTCAGAAAAATAGAATGTGCTTCTCACCCATTAGCACTGAAAGTATAAGAAATCCACATCAATCCAAATCTATAAGTAATAGCATATCATATCATTTCTAGCCTTCCCTAAACAAATAAGCTAACAACAACCATATGCAAAGGGGACAATACCAACTTAATAAGCTCTGTAGGTTCTGATCCTTTTCGTATTCGAATAGAGTCTTCCATTGTCCTAATCTGATCTGGGCTATATCTAAAATCTGCAAACAAAATGCCCATTAATAAACCACCATTCTACTGCTTAAAAAAAGCAAACTTTCCAAGGATAACTCAGCTAGGTTGGTCAGCCTGTTAACTTGATAATCGGAAGGTTAATAGTTCGACTCTTAGCAAATGCAGTTGAGCCGGCTATAGACAACAAATGTTCGACTATTAGAAGGAGCTACCTATTGGCCTTTTTGGTATAAGCTAGTGACAACCTAGCCTATGAGCTATTTACCTCTTGTTGTCCTTAGAGGTAGGATCACAACTCATGAGAGGCAGAATTTATTATTCACATCTCGAATTGTGGCTGCGGGCTTCATCGTCactccaaaaaagaaaaagaaactaaCTTTCCAAATTGGGTGTACATAAAAACCAAAATCAACAGACTGGCAATCCAAAAATGGCAGAATCATATACACAGACTTACCCTTCTGGTAATCGTTGTACATGTACAGAGAAGTGAAGAGAGAGTGAAGCACAAAGAAAGCAACCACGGTGTTGATGGAGCAGACAATGATTGTTGCCCACTTGTACGAACACCATTTCCCCCTTCTCCCGCTGCGGTAAACCCCGCCCAACCACTCTCCACCTCTCGCCATCTCCCTCAgcaaaaatcaataaaattcgTAAATGTTTCAGTGCCTTCTCCCTCAACTCAACTCCCCCTCCGTCCCATCATCTCTCTTTATAACATGGAGTATCTCTGTACGTGCCCGGTAGAAGAAGCAAAGACTGCAACTTGCAAATTTATCGAGATTCTGCAAATTTTTGGGAATTGTGGATTAGGGATCCGAGAGATCGGTAGCATCAATGTCACGTCTTCTTGTTTGGGGTGATGACTGATTAGACAATAAAGTGGGTAGAATAGttgttttaataatataataacggTTTCTTTGTTGTTCTTTATCTGTACATGAACAGAGAATCTGCAAaccaggaaaaagaaaaaggtgaaATGACTGAGTGTGGAGAATGTAGGGCTTGAGCTTACTCAAAAATGGGGTTAACGCCCACGTTCTTGTGAAATGTGTTTGAGTTTCTGCCATTTGCAGCTGAAGGACTAGAGAGAGGGTTAACATTGTTGGATCTAGTCATCACAAATTCTCAACTTTAGGAGCTTCAGTGTTGGATTTAAGCATTTGTTACTTGATAGAGGATATTACAAGAGTAGAGATTGGAGAAGAAGGAAGGACGAAAGAATCATTCTGTATATTATATTGACTTGATCCAAGAAGTGCATATTACACTTATATACACAACAATGTACTGAAGAAGGGAAATAACCAACACATAACAAACATATAACAGACTGCTGAAACTGAAAACTCTTCTAACTAATTCTAACAGATTAACAGACACCTTTAATCCTCTAATATCCCCCGCAAGCTGGAGTGTACATGGAATGAAGCCCCAACTTGGAGACAAATTTCTGAAACAGCAAAGGTTGTAGAGGCTTCGTTAAGATGTCTGCTGTTTGGTTTTCAGTGGACACATGCAATAGCTTGAGAACCCCCTTTTGGACCTTTTCTCTTATCAGATGGCAGTCTATCTCTATATGTTTGGTTCTTTCGTGAAAGACAGGGTTTTCTGCGATAGCAATGGCAGACTTGCTATCAGAGAACAAGAGTGCTGCTTCTTATAAGTGGACTTCCAGAACTTCAAGGAGGTAAAATAGCCACTGTATTTCACAGGCAGCAAGGGCCAAAGCTCTGTACTCAGCTTCAGAAGACGATCTAGAGACAGTGCTTTGTTTTTTTGATTTCCAAGATACTAAGGCATCCcccaaaaatacacaaaaaccaGTCACAGATCTTCTGGTGTCTGGACATGCTGCCCAGTCTGAATCAGCAAAACCTCTCACCTTTAAGCTGGATTTTGCAGGGAAGAATAGGCCTTGCCCAGGGTTGCCTTTAACATATCTGAGCACTCTGTGGGCTGCTTGTAGATGGAGAGTGGTGGGGTTATCCAAGAATTGAGAGAGCTGCTGCACAGCAAAACATATATCAGGTCTAGTGATAGTTAGATATAGAAGTTTTCCTACCAATCTTCTATACTGTGAGTTATCCTCTAAGGCTGCCCCTTCATGTTTGGAAAGTTTGTTTGTCTGGACCATGGGGCACTTCACTGGTTTGCTGTTAGTAAACCCTGTATCATGTAAAAGATCTAAAGCATACTTTCTTTGTGTTATAGATATGCCTGTCTGGTTTCTAGCCACTTCAAGCCCTAAAAAAAACTTTAGGTTCCCCAAATCCTTGATCTGAAAAACTGAGTGCAAGTGCTCTTTGATCTACTGTATTTGGTTTCCATCACTACTAGCCAAGactatatcatcaacatacactAGAAGGGCAATGAAATTATTGCCAGACCCTCTAGTGAACAATGAATTATCACACACTGCTTGCTTGAACCCCATGCTGAATAACTCAGTGGTTAATCTAGCATTCCATTGCCTGCTTGCCTGTTTTAGGCCATAAAGTGATCTCTTCAGTTTACACACTTGTCCGGGTTGCTCAGGAACAAACCCTGGGGGAAGGGTCATGTATACTTCCTCTTTAAGGTCACCATGCAAGAATGCATTATTGACATCAAGTTGGCATAATTGCCATCTTTTTGCAGCTGCTACAGTGAGCAAGGTTCTGATGGTTGTGACCTTGGCTACTGGGCTGAAAGTGTCAACATAATCAATTCCACAAGTTTGAGTATACCCCTTTGCAACAAGCCTAGCTTTGCACCTTTCCATTGTTCCATCAGCTTTGTGTTTTACTTTATAGACCCATCGACACCCTATTGGTTGTTTGGAGGGTGGAAGTGTGGTCAATTCCCATGTTTTGTTGGCCTGCAGAGCATCAATCTCAGCTTGCATGGCAGCTTTCCAACACTCATGGTGAATAGCTTCATTGTAAGACTTGGGCTCTTGGATGCCAAGTATGTTGGTGGCAAATGCTTTGAAACCAGGAGACACTCTCTTGTAGGACAAAACAGTAGAGAGAGTATGGGGAGAGGTCCTGGTAGTAGGTAAGGAACAATCATAGTCTCTGAGATATGTTGGGCTTGATGTTTGCCCACTGGACCTTCTAGGTTGTGCTAGACTATGATCAGACTGTGGTAAAACAGATTGCTTCAGGTTAGAATCACCCTGGGAGAGATTAGACCTATGGCTGTCTAACTCTGTATGATCGTCAGTGTTCCTTGTCTCAACTGTTTGAGAAGGCCTTTGAGAGGTGTCACCTTCTACAATGAGATCAGATCTGTGGCTGTCTAGTTCTGCATGACCATTACTGTTACTTGTTTCAATTGCTTGAGAAGGCCCTTGGGAGGCACCATCTTCCACATCACTATTATCATTTGGTAGGATAATGTTTTGAAATGACCCTTGATCATCTAGGTTTCCAGCTGCCTTGAAAGGGAATGTATTCTCATAAAACACCACATCCCTTGAAATAAACACCTCCCTGGAGCCTAGATCATAGAGCTTATACCCTTTTACTCCATTGGGGTATCTAAGAAACAAACACCTTCTGGCCCTGGGTGAAAACTTGCTTTGATGTCCTTTGTGCACAACTGCATAGACCAAGCATCCAAAGATTTTGAGGTGATGGTACTGAGGTTCCCTTTTAAATAGAGTGATATGGAATTTGACCCTGTAAGGCTGCTGAGGGCAGTCTATTGATGATATAAACTGCATGTAATATACAATCTCCCCAGAAACCATCTGACAGCCTAACTTGAAACTTGAGAGCCCTTGCAACTGACAGAATGTGTCCATGCTTCCTTTCCACTATCCCATTTTGCTGTGGTGTGTAGACACATGTTGTCTGATGGATAATACCTTTTTCTAGATAAAAGCTGTCCATCTTGAACTCCTGTCCATTATCTGTTCTGATGCATTTGACTGCCTTACCAACCTGTGTCAAAGTAAAGGCACAAAAGGCTTTGACAAATGTTCTAACCTCACCCTTATTTCTCAGCAAATACACCCATGTGACCCTGCTATAGTCATCCACAATGGTTAGGAAATATTTGTGTCCATATATGGTATGGTCCCCAGATGTCAAAATGCACAAGATCAAAGCAATCATTAGAAGAACTAGAATTAGTATTGAAGGGCAATCTCTTTTGTTTGGCCAAATGACATATATCACAATCatcaattttattcattttgaatgtcaaatttgacAAAGACAATTGTTTCAACTTCTCATAGGAACAATGTCCTAATCTGGCATGCCATATGCTGCCAGAATTACAAGCATTAGCCCTAACATGTCCTATTCTACCACTACCAGACATATCAGGTTTAACTAGATGATATAAACCTCTTTGCAAGCTAGCCAGACCAATCATCCTCCCACAGTCCTGATCCTGTATAATGCACACATCAGAATATAGCAATAACTTGCACTTAGAAGTTTTAATCAATTCACTAACTGATATCAAATTGTAGTGGAAAGCAGGGACACAAAACACATTCTGCAGGATCAAGCTACCAGTATTGACTGATCCTATGTGTGTAATATCAGCCTTATCAGCATTAGGCAATTCAACAAACATTCCTTGAACTCTTTTTGCATTTGTCAACATACTGAAATGACAAACAATATGATGGGTGGCCCCACTATCTAATATCCAACTAGTTTTGCATTTAGAAGAGATTCCAGAATGAGTACCTTCAAGCTGTGTATTAGGAGCAAAGTTGGCAGCAATCAGGTTAGCTTGAGGTGCCACTGCTCCAGGTACCTCCAAAGGTGAACTGTAAGTCATGTTGTCCCTTTGCAAGACCTGCTTAAACAATCGATACTCATCTTGGCTTAAAGTAACCCCCCCACCACTCTCATTGTAAGGTTGCTCAGCAGGGGTAAATTGTACTTGGTTAGCAGCCCCAATACTTCTGTTTCTTGGCTTCCACCTAGGTGGATATCCATTTTTCTTATAGCATTTCTCTGATGTATGTCCAGTGAGCCCACAGTAAGTGCAGACCGGCTTCTTGTTGCCGGGATGAAATTTCTTAGGACCTGACATGTTACCAGTTCCCTGAGCAAGAAGGATGCTCCCTGCTCCTTGAATTTCACCTGGCCGGGGTAGTTGTAGCCCAATCACCCCATTATTAAACCTCCTTTCTTGTTGTTGAACCATCAAGAATGCCTCATCCACACTAGGAAGGGGCTTTGTCATCATTATTTGAGACTGAACAGAGGCATAAGTTTCATTGAGGCCTCTCAAGAAGACTGAGAGGTTATCATTCTCTAAGTGCTGTTGTAAAGTATCCAACAGTCCACAATCACACCTCTTGTCACACTTGCATGTAGGTAATGGTCTAATGACTTCTAGTTCATCCCATAAGACCTTTAGTTTTGCAAAATAGGCACTTACAGTTAAATCTCCTTGCCTAGTTTGGTGAATTTCAGCGTGCAAGTCGGAAATTCTGAATATGTCTGCCTCACTGAACCTAGCCTTCAGTGTGTTCCATATTTTCTCAGCTGTTCCTTGCCATAGAATCGTTTGTGCAATCTCTGGGGAAATGGATCGCACAATCCATGTCGTTTGTGCAATCTCTGGGGAAATGGATCGCACAATCCATGTCGACACCATGTTGTTGCATCTTTTCCATCGCACAATCCATGTCGACACCATGTTGTTGCATCTTTTCCAATAAGGAAATTTCACTTCACCTACACTCGGAACTGCAATCGTCCCATCGACAAAGCCTAGCTTGTTTTTGGACATCAACGACATCTCCATTGCCCTGGCCCAAGGATGGTAATTTCGACTGTTGAGGGGCGTTGACACCAGCACCAATGAGGGATTCTCATTTGGATGCAAATAGAAGGGATTAGCAGCATCGTTTGGATCGAAAGTTGCCCCAGCTGGGTTTGAATTCGGAACTCCGGCTGGGATTGAATTCAGAACTGAGTTCATCAGCGTCGTGGCTGCCGGCAGAAATGTCTGTGCTGGTGGAGCTGTGGGTGGTCTGGTTGTTGCGCCGTTCCAAGCCATGGATGCAGCttaaagctctgataccatattaCAAGAGTAGAGATTGGAGAAGAAGGAAGGACGAAAGAATCATTCTGTATATTATATTGACTTGATCCAAGAAGTGCATATTACACTTATATACACAGCAATGTACTAAAGAAGGGAAATAACCAACACATAACAAACATATAACAGACTGCTGAAACTGAAAACTCTTCTAACTAATTCTAACAAATTAACAGACACCTTTAATCCTCTAATAGAGGAAGAGGAAGTGAGAAGCTGAGCAGTGAGCATTTGAGAGAGTTAGCACTTAGCAGGCTGTCCCTTTCTCGGTTCGGCATTTTTACAAGTTGCCTTCCGCTCACAGTCTTACCTGAATATCCATTGCGCAATTAGAATAACTCACATTAAGCCCGCTCGGGGTTGGTAAATTTTGGACAATAAATATACTAGTCGTTATATAGTGGATCATGGCCTACAAAATCAAAGACGACACCGTTtcattaagtaaagaaacggctgCCGTCAAAATTTAACGGAGTTTCGTAAATAAAATTTCGATTTATCGCAAATGATACtttctcacatttgtttttatattatcaaataaaattgtaattacattgaaatgaaactatagttgtgttcaaaggaaactgcagtgtatataaaataaaactgaataacatttcacatattttagtgtatattgtttaataaaattgtagttatattgaaatgatactgtagttgtgccGAAAGGAAACTAtactgtatataaaatgaaactgaataacaatttcacatatttgagtgtataatattgaatgaaaccatagttatattgaaatgataccgtagttgtgttgaaagaaaactacaatgtatatataatgaaaCACATATTTGAgcgtatattatcaaatgaaacttaAGTTATATCGTAATGATAATGTAATTATGTTGTAATGaaagtatagtgtatataaaatgaaaatgaataacaatttcacatatttgtgtgtataatgtcaaattcaactgtatttgtgttgaaaggaaattgcagtgtatataaaatgaaactgaatatattACACAAATAGAACTACTATACATATAACGGCGCGGAAAGgcgccgtttcttttcattaaaagaaacgacaccattttggactatggtccacagtataatttgcataAATAGACCTACGATGAAGTGTGGACATTACACTTAATATGATgggttattttattattgagcATGTGATATTGGACAATAAATAGAACCAGACCTaagcatatatgtatgtatgtatagttatCTCTGTCACATTTTATATGTtctacttattattcattggttgaactaatttttttttgtttacttatttttaaatttgatgtttgaggtttaataatatttttagtgtaatttttaaatatataaattttgtatactaatactaaatttgtaatattatgaaaaaataaattacaaataatttcagtcaaaatCTCATTAATCATATTAGACACATAATTGTTAGTGTAATATTATCATTGTTAGTgtgttcttattttatttttacttaaattc from Ipomoea triloba cultivar NCNSP0323 chromosome 6, ASM357664v1 includes:
- the LOC116023704 gene encoding uncharacterized protein LOC116023704; the protein is MACYRDETSPNPSKRCKCLSSTLKDAFANCHGLCCKFSTSRLENEEEEEEEALTSDYEEDEEFVSAVISKYLESKFRQKMSLNLCCDFSPAAGDLFIPAKAILMQQKLGNNGEEREEFVSVGSHFSHCSSSSTGSMEAFVSAKTSFSRCSSLSGIDFPDLWRRGSNIVQFSQCEGWPFGLCRRALLLPPLPKSPSDSWKWRKTAGFIKLH
- the LOC116021935 gene encoding uncharacterized protein LOC116021935; this encodes MARGGEWLGGVYRSGRRGKWCSYKWATIIVCSINTVVAFFVLHSLFTSLYMYNDYQKDFRYSPDQIRTMEDSIRIRKGSEPTELIKLVTQIKDKLLVEEKVVEAPHSMKQKITDEIIATLRGLEGVVNATLQTEAVENWRKAKVEEANKVIHGNKSNSSIAPEEAVALARALEIDWFELSEEIGLHIPVEVINKEHYDKPDGAEFESEIIAGKKLPPECHAELHTDYDGDAVRWGLTHLKESAYDCCMACLDQAKHAKPGEKKCNIWVYCPSETGCYSPDIYQHKHQECWLKSSENPRLNFKARYSESFRNVNPNAPLVVPWMSGVVSV